In Metopolophium dirhodum isolate CAU chromosome 5, ASM1992520v1, whole genome shotgun sequence, the sequence ATCATCtagctacaaaaaaaaattaatatgtaatataaaattcagtatcaataatagtttgaacctgggcttgaaaccggttaccATGACCAATTTTGGGTCTGGTAACCGCTTCCCGGTttgtaagttttaattttgagaaGCGGTTAACAATTACCGGTAACCACCAAGTTCAATTAAGGGATAATGTGTGGCgataacctttttttaaaaaaccagaTGATTCAACAAAACtggaaatatcaaaaaaaaataatgttatttttaatttttatattttttttttggaaattgtattctatttttttgattaataattttatttacaagataATAAATAGGAacgatactaataataataagtaaaaataagtaataagcacCAATCGTAGATACTAAGTACGATTCATTTGTTCATAGACATACTATAGAACATATtagatgattattatttattttattttattgttattgacacCGTTGATTAAGACTTTTCCATAAACTATTTTTCAATCGATGGTTATgggtaatttactaatttaatttaaatttatatttatccatagcttcaaatgataaaatatagccatataggtatttatttttttaatttagcgtGTCCCTAAATCGTTTTATAAAGtagatatttgttttatgttaattaaaaataactaaaattttccaaaaaaaaaccgAAGAGGTTACCGTTAATCTTGAAGAATTAAAACCGATGACCACATTTTTAGGGATCATTTTGGTAACCAGTAATCAATTACCACTAATTCTAAAAACCCCTAAAACCGTTAACCAAATTGTTCATAAGCAGTTTCATGCCCTGGTTTgaacaaacaaacaataataattaaataataaagaataacaataaaagatAATGATCAGTTGTCAATTACCTAATAAGAACTcacataaattgaattttctGCAGCAGCATTATTAACAGTCTTATCAACAACACTTTGGACTTTTTGCTTTTGATTGTACCATAGAACACAATTTGTATGGCCTTTAAGTTCAGATATTATAAATTCTGAAAGCTGGGGTAATGTTTTGCCACCATCAACACCAAAAATTAACGATGCACACTCAGCTTCTACAGAACAATAATTCTATATAGTTACATGAATCGTAAAATAATTAGCAATCATCTACTTGTACTAGGTCCATTCCACAACTCAGACTGAAGATCATAAGGCTTGACAAATAGAGTTGACGTAAAGTTATCTACAGAATTACCGCACAAAACCAAAGCACTGTCAGTTTCCTGACAtccactaaaatataaaaaatccgtATTTTGTCTAAACGGATATGGAATATGGTCAGACATGTACTGCCTAATGGCTGACGGTATAACAATTACATGGTAAAAATCTTTTCTTGTACTCAATACAGATTCCATTAACTTGCGTCTTCTAATCGTAAATTCTTCTTTTTGTATTCCGGGTACAAGCTGAAATGTAttgagtaattaatttatatttaattaggttCACTCTACACGGTTTGTCTCTTTAAATACTCACTTCACCTTTCATCACTAAATGGGGATGAGATTCATCTGTGGGTTGACCGCAAATCAACGgtgttttcacaatatttttcatactCATTTGATGTATACATCTACTACTATTCGACCAAAACTCTGTCAATTTCCCTGCATCAAAAtgtcacacatattattatgtttgaaacatttaattaaaaatatttagagaaaCTACTGAATTATCTTACCGGCATAATTACTCAAACAAAATAATCGGGCATGAGGatacattattgttaaatttaataaatacagtaCAATATTTGAGTCGTTTTACAATTGTCAAATTCagacattcagtaaaaattttgAAAGTGATCCTTTTGAAAAATCATATTGGCATATTGTGTAGTGTATCCAAACCAGcgaaaataatatggtaaaatacTTGGAATTTTTATCACCAGTTATCGTTTTGATGATCACCTCAAGATTTTATAACTTATtgtgaataacaaaaaaaaacacttctTACATACTGGAAAGTCAAATAATTGTTGTTCAAACACTTCAAATTCTGGATGTAAatcgtcaatttttttatttaaaaattacaattttttttgtaaccttTATCATAGATAAATCTATgcttttataatacatacaataattgtaatttattgatgaaCTGGTAGCTCTACCTTGCAAGACACGtgagatttataatttttattggttaGTGGTTATATCATTTTGAAGAAATGTAGattgataacaaaatattcaaaataataaatgtttgtaatgTTTGATGTTcccaacatttaaaaaataaatagtaacaaaCTAACAACTGTTGAACTGTAAGTTTGTAAACTAACAAGTAAGACGAAGTATTGactattaattactaaaatgcatattaggtattatatatattatatatttttattaatgaattatatctTAAATCCTGTTGCagagtaataattattcaagGGAGAGATTTATAAGCATGGCGACAATTTCAgaattcaaacaattatttgacAAATTTTTACGGGAAAATAAATGCCCTACTGGagaaatagtgaaaaaaaaatattattttcctgttGATCAATTAAAGGTAAGaacagtaaaatatacaaactaataattaattatactatttataaatattttttgtagacAATTTACACATCTATGCTTACAACTACCAATATACAATGGTCACAATTTCAACAAatgttaacaaattatgttgaaAATTTGGATTTTTGTTATTACTCGTGGGaatgtttttcattaattgttcAACATTTGAACACAgacaaaacaaatgtatacatGTTTACAAATCTTTtaggatttattaaaattcctaCTGAAAAAAATGAAGACgacaaattactttttaaaaataacagtaagtatacataataatatttataattgacaaataaattaataacttttgaatttgtttgataGAACGAcctcaatttaaatataattctgaacaattaaaatcatgGGTTACGATAGTTTGGGATGATATGAAACCCTTCATGttgtcaaatattaaaattagaagaGAGATGTTAACACTGTTGATTGAAAAAATGCAAATGCACTTGAATAATCCGCTTGTAACTGCAGACTTCTTAATGGATTCATTGGATACTCGTATGTTTTCATttctatactattttattaaaaaataattataatttatatagtagtcATTAACATGTCTATTacttgtttattaaatatatagctGGTCCCATTGCAATATTAGGACTTCAAGGCATTTTTATTTTGGTCAaggattataatttgtaagtaaatatttaattacctatactgaaaatatttgttgttttaaaattaaaatattttcaaattcttaacaagcaatttaaaatgcatttttcaaactatacatttttataaaaatgtaatttatttattatctattaaacaTTTACAGTCAAATGTTTAATAGATGTGTcagctatttttatttttaaattgattttttccaaACTTCTAATATAGTTAATGTTGCCGATCTAATACTAATGCATGGTTTATATAATCtctttataaagaaaaaatactaaaataaaaataatttcaactttgaaataatataacaggAAAATTCTACTTGTTTGaatctaatttttttgttattgtttctAAATAGAGAATGTCCAAATATTTATGGGAAACTTTACAACTTTTTTACTACAGATATGTTTAATTATCGGTATAAAATCAGATTGTTTTATTTGGCTGATATATTTCTTCGTTCAACGtaagtaattttaaacattttgatcaaactatttataaatacaatgttgAATAGTGTCATAAtgaaagtatgtaaaatattgcaatttaaaaattaaaatattgtagaaaaacaaacataattactgataatgatattatctttaaatttgataatatgtcaATTTTGCTCACACTCATATTAAAACTAAGCTAACAACCTGAAATCGGTTCAACTCAAATTTGATATGTTTGTAAGATGAAGAAAACATGCAGGCGTGAAATCCTCTTAAGAATTATCCACagtagttttagattctgagcggagcgatgaatgtattgattttacaatgatgtgttttttttgagTCTATCAACACCTTTAGGGGcaataaaaatgcttggatttttaCTGCAAGTAGGAACCGAAATCTAGTTATTACTTTTgggtcataaataaaatattcccagtagtttttataAGTGATAGAgagaaaaaattaagaaaaatttagattacgtttattttcactcaaaaccagtttttgacaatttttttttttttgaaaacaaataattgtagatatttctaatttttataaatctttttattaccattttccATAAAACATTGTTCATGttctt encodes:
- the LOC132944506 gene encoding nucleolar complex protein 4 homolog B, translated to MATISEFKQLFDKFLRENKCPTGEIVKKKYYFPVDQLKTIYTSMLTTTNIQWSQFQQMLTNYVENLDFCYYSWECFSLIVQHLNTDKTNVYMFTNLLGFIKIPTEKNEDDKLLFKNNKRPQFKYNSEQLKSWVTIVWDDMKPFMLSNIKIRREMLTLLIEKMQMHLNNPLVTADFLMDSLDTPGPIAILGLQGIFILVKDYNLECPNIYGKLYNFFTTDMFNYRYKIRLFYLADIFLRSTHLPELLVAAFVKRMARLSLIAPPTDIQIMAAFIGNLLIRHPPLKVLIQSDSVVGSDPYIFEEKDPLKSNALNSSLWELVSLKQHILPKVGKSVNFLFKKLPQVEWDMSELLDDSYESMIDEEYKTDFQKVSLTYEKPVSFSVPLSNHMDDLWTLDD